The Paracholeplasma brassicae genome contains a region encoding:
- a CDS encoding CpsD/CapB family tyrosine-protein kinase — MSKMVPNILKRKRKESYGYLVAREDKMSFVTESFQKLVLNLEYANVDNQYKVIQFTSTLQAEGKTTLFANIAYLLADKGKKVVVLDLDLRRPKLNRVFSEINKDGITDYLAGKITYEQLLRVSEDGIYYMVAGEKTTAVINLLESKKLEELINKLKEDFDYVLLDTPPVLAVADTLIINKISDGVIFVVGFGKAKKALVRDAFHALERNNAKIIGIGFTQVKMTNGVYGYKYSYKYD, encoded by the coding sequence ATGTCTAAAATGGTTCCAAATATCTTAAAGAGAAAAAGAAAAGAATCCTATGGCTACTTAGTGGCTAGAGAAGATAAGATGTCTTTCGTTACAGAATCATTTCAAAAATTAGTACTCAACTTAGAATACGCAAACGTAGATAACCAATATAAGGTGATTCAATTTACTTCAACCCTTCAAGCAGAAGGTAAAACCACTTTATTTGCGAATATTGCCTATTTATTGGCAGATAAAGGCAAAAAAGTAGTCGTATTAGACCTAGATTTAAGAAGACCTAAACTAAATCGTGTGTTTTCTGAAATCAATAAAGATGGAATTACTGACTATTTGGCTGGTAAGATCACTTATGAACAACTATTAAGAGTATCCGAAGATGGCATATATTATATGGTTGCTGGGGAGAAAACCACAGCAGTTATCAATTTGTTAGAATCAAAGAAATTAGAAGAACTCATCAATAAATTAAAAGAAGATTTTGATTACGTTCTCTTAGATACTCCACCGGTATTGGCCGTTGCTGATACACTAATCATCAATAAAATATCGGATGGCGTCATTTTTGTTGTTGGTTTTGGTAAAGCGAAAAAAGCACTTGTTCGTGACGCTTTCCATGCCCTTGAAAGAAACAATGCTAAAATCATAGGTATTGGATTTACACAAGTAAAAATGACTAATGGTGTTTATGGGTACAAATACTCATACAAGTATGATTGA
- a CDS encoding YveK family protein: METHEEQGLSLAELFAIILRKWLFIGIVTVVIAALATFYAYKVTPKYQSKASVMVQVPNSTTETGYNLTDARNLIGTVEEFMKSEIVLQKLIDDLQLTVTLSELKNGISTSTNTGSYFVYVSYESTNPELSKTIANGVIDAAVTVASGGQFNLLKDKIVRMSTATEGVYVSPNKTLYIIIGVLLGGIVGVGFVLLMELTNNTYRDKDEIERDLKTQVLGSIPDFEVKEDV; encoded by the coding sequence ATGGAAACACATGAAGAACAAGGCCTGAGCTTAGCAGAATTGTTTGCAATAATCTTGCGCAAATGGCTTTTCATTGGTATTGTCACCGTAGTAATTGCTGCACTTGCAACATTCTATGCTTACAAAGTCACACCAAAGTATCAATCAAAAGCAAGTGTGATGGTTCAGGTACCGAATTCAACGACTGAAACGGGGTATAACTTAACAGATGCTAGAAACCTGATTGGTACCGTCGAAGAGTTTATGAAATCCGAAATTGTATTACAAAAATTAATCGATGATTTACAACTTACTGTGACGCTTTCTGAACTCAAAAATGGGATATCAACAAGTACGAACACAGGTAGTTATTTCGTCTATGTCAGCTATGAATCAACCAACCCTGAGTTATCTAAGACAATCGCAAACGGTGTTATTGATGCGGCAGTTACCGTTGCTAGTGGTGGCCAATTTAACTTGCTAAAAGACAAAATTGTTCGCATGAGCACAGCAACAGAAGGCGTTTACGTCTCACCAAATAAAACCTTATACATCATTATTGGTGTATTACTTGGTGGTATTGTTGGTGTCGGTTTTGTATTATTAATGGAATTAACCAATAACACATACCGTGATAAAGATGAAATTGAACGAGATTTAAAAACGCAAGTACTTGGTTCAATTCCTGATTTTGAAGTGAAGGAGGATGTCTAA
- a CDS encoding M3 family oligoendopeptidase → MSNWNLDDLYQGFNEKYLKDIETLKEQMLSFQQLVSQMQAMKPVAFLEAYLTSQEETTKLARSLSAFASLTMSTDVTNQEALGYLSKLQQIYSSVTKENVMVSRYIATLDLQELSNHSEIIKTYLFQLNEEKESARHLLSEKEEVLYAKLRPLSSGSWSQLQGLLTSNLNVKMGDKEITLSEVRNLAYDNDKDIRKNAYEAELKAYEQIDDAVALALSNIKREVTEMNTLRGYDSALEKTLISSRMQKETLDAMIDAMKDYRQHFERYLKAKATYLGYENGLPFYELFAPVGKLDKNYTYEEAKAIVNESFYGFSKRLGDFSTRAFNENWIDVYPKKGKRGGAFCSNQQQIKQSRILTNFTGSLSDVSTIAHELGHGYHGDVISDEKPLNWGYPMPLAETASIFCETIVTNNLLSKLSNDDEILSVLEIALQGDTQVIIDILSRYFFETKLFENSTGPISKNQMKTWMVEAQKEAYLEGLDHENLHPYMWLNKGHYYSAGLNFYNFPYAFGLLFGKGLYAKYLENKDDFLRNYDKLLMLTGKASVEDVAMSMGIDVKDKSFWHQSLNEVVKDIDKVISLFQKK, encoded by the coding sequence ATGAGTAATTGGAATTTAGATGATTTGTATCAGGGATTTAATGAGAAATACCTAAAGGATATTGAAACACTTAAAGAGCAAATGTTATCGTTTCAACAATTAGTATCACAAATGCAAGCGATGAAACCAGTGGCGTTTTTAGAAGCTTACTTGACTTCCCAAGAAGAAACAACAAAACTCGCAAGAAGTTTAAGTGCGTTTGCAAGCTTAACCATGTCAACGGATGTTACGAATCAAGAAGCACTTGGTTATCTATCGAAACTTCAACAAATTTATTCATCGGTTACAAAAGAAAATGTAATGGTTTCAAGATACATCGCAACACTTGATTTACAAGAGTTAAGCAATCATAGCGAAATAATCAAAACATACTTATTTCAATTAAACGAAGAAAAAGAAAGTGCGAGACACTTACTAAGCGAAAAAGAAGAAGTTCTCTACGCAAAACTAAGACCACTTTCAAGCGGATCTTGGAGTCAGTTGCAAGGGTTACTCACGTCAAACTTGAACGTAAAAATGGGTGACAAGGAAATCACGTTATCTGAGGTTAGAAATCTCGCATACGACAATGATAAAGACATTCGTAAGAACGCCTACGAGGCAGAGTTAAAAGCGTATGAACAAATTGATGATGCGGTTGCGCTTGCGTTATCTAACATCAAACGTGAAGTAACAGAGATGAACACACTCAGAGGCTATGACTCAGCTTTAGAAAAAACACTCATTTCATCACGTATGCAAAAAGAGACACTTGATGCAATGATTGATGCGATGAAAGATTATAGACAACATTTTGAAAGATATTTGAAAGCCAAGGCAACTTACCTTGGTTATGAAAATGGACTACCTTTTTATGAATTATTCGCACCAGTCGGTAAACTCGATAAGAACTACACTTACGAGGAAGCCAAAGCAATTGTTAATGAAAGTTTTTACGGATTTTCTAAACGGTTAGGTGATTTTTCAACACGAGCTTTTAATGAAAATTGGATTGATGTTTATCCGAAAAAAGGTAAACGTGGTGGTGCATTTTGTTCAAATCAACAACAAATAAAACAGTCTAGAATCCTAACAAATTTCACGGGCTCTTTATCCGACGTTTCAACCATCGCACACGAACTTGGTCATGGTTACCATGGCGACGTGATAAGTGATGAAAAGCCTTTAAATTGGGGTTATCCAATGCCTTTAGCAGAAACAGCTTCTATTTTCTGTGAGACAATTGTTACTAACAACTTACTATCAAAACTATCAAACGATGATGAAATATTATCTGTTCTTGAAATCGCCTTACAAGGGGATACGCAAGTGATTATTGATATCTTATCACGTTACTTTTTCGAGACCAAATTATTTGAGAATTCGACCGGACCAATCTCGAAGAATCAAATGAAAACGTGGATGGTAGAAGCTCAAAAAGAAGCCTATCTTGAGGGGCTTGATCACGAGAATTTACACCCATATATGTGGTTAAACAAGGGACATTACTACAGTGCAGGCTTGAATTTCTATAACTTTCCATACGCATTTGGTCTATTATTTGGAAAAGGATTATACGCTAAATACTTAGAAAATAAGGATGATTTTTTAAGAAATTATGATAAACTATTAATGTTAACAGGTAAAGCCAGTGTTGAAGACGTCGCAATGTCAATGGGCATTGATGTTAAAGACAAATCATTCTGGCACCAATCATTAAATGAAGTGGTTAAAGACATTGATAAAGTCATTAGCTTATTTCAAAAAAAATAA
- the uvrB gene encoding excinuclease ABC subunit UvrB, whose amino-acid sequence MADFKLKAPYEPMGDQIEAIETLTKNFEKGINRQVLRGATGTGKTFTISNIIKKLGKKTLVLAHNKTLAGQLYSELKSFFPENRVEYFISYYDYYQPEAYVVTSDTYIEKDSSINDEIDEMRHSATASLLDRDDVIVVASVSCIYGIGDPEDYKNSLLVLRTGDELKRNTLLNRLVELTYQRNDIDFSRGTFRVRGDSVEIIPANERQQGIRVEFFGDEIDRIRRFDVLTGQAIENVEYVTIFPATHFVTNKDKMAETIRRIKNELAERILYFKENNELLAAERIEMRTKYDVEMLEEIGICSGIENYSRHMSLKEEGETPATLLDFFEKDFLMIIDESHVTVSQVRGMYNGDRSRKQTLVNYGFRLPSALDNRPLKFDEFEDKLDKVIFLSATPGDYELTKGYPIVEQIIRPTYLIDPEIELRRTMGQIDDLYGEIVKRIAANERVLITTLTIKMSEDLTAYFKKLGLKVTYLHSEIKSLERITILRDLRLGKYDAIIGINLLREGLDLPEVSLVAILDADKQGFLRSERSLIQTIGRAARNINGKVIMYADSISDAMRKAMDETKRRREIQLAFNEKYNVQPVSINKAIRDDIKIKELIESDKKKRTKKNIDAEIAMLEREMKQAAKDLDFELAAELRDALYELRVEKEK is encoded by the coding sequence TTGGCAGATTTTAAACTAAAAGCACCCTATGAACCCATGGGTGACCAAATTGAAGCTATAGAAACCTTGACAAAAAACTTTGAAAAAGGAATCAATAGACAAGTACTACGTGGGGCAACCGGAACAGGTAAGACCTTTACAATCAGTAACATCATTAAAAAACTAGGTAAAAAAACGTTGGTGTTGGCACACAATAAAACACTAGCAGGCCAACTTTACAGTGAGTTAAAATCGTTTTTTCCTGAAAATAGAGTGGAATATTTTATCTCCTACTACGATTATTACCAACCAGAAGCTTACGTGGTTACAAGCGATACCTACATCGAAAAAGACTCATCAATCAATGATGAAATTGATGAAATGAGACACAGCGCTACGGCGTCTTTGTTAGACCGTGACGATGTTATTGTTGTTGCATCGGTTTCTTGTATTTACGGGATTGGCGATCCAGAAGATTATAAGAATTCACTACTCGTATTAAGAACAGGCGATGAGCTAAAACGAAACACACTTTTAAACCGTTTAGTTGAGTTGACTTATCAACGTAACGACATTGACTTTTCAAGGGGGACTTTTCGAGTTAGAGGTGATTCGGTTGAGATTATTCCAGCAAATGAACGACAACAAGGCATTCGCGTGGAGTTCTTTGGTGATGAAATTGATCGGATTAGGCGTTTTGACGTCCTAACTGGACAAGCCATTGAAAACGTCGAATATGTCACCATATTTCCTGCCACTCACTTTGTAACTAACAAAGATAAGATGGCGGAAACCATTAGACGGATAAAAAATGAACTGGCTGAGCGCATACTATATTTTAAAGAAAACAATGAGTTGTTAGCGGCCGAACGTATTGAAATGCGCACAAAATATGACGTAGAAATGTTAGAAGAGATTGGCATTTGTAGTGGCATAGAAAACTATTCAAGACACATGTCGTTAAAAGAAGAAGGCGAAACCCCAGCGACACTACTTGATTTCTTTGAAAAAGATTTCTTAATGATTATTGACGAATCACACGTGACCGTCTCTCAAGTAAGAGGTATGTATAACGGAGATAGATCAAGAAAACAAACACTTGTTAATTATGGTTTTCGTTTACCAAGCGCACTTGATAACCGTCCACTAAAGTTTGATGAATTTGAAGACAAACTCGATAAGGTAATTTTTTTATCTGCGACACCTGGGGATTATGAACTAACCAAAGGTTATCCAATTGTTGAACAAATCATTCGACCTACCTATTTGATAGACCCTGAGATTGAACTTAGAAGAACTATGGGTCAAATCGATGATCTTTATGGCGAAATCGTCAAACGAATAGCCGCCAATGAGCGTGTGCTAATTACCACACTCACAATTAAAATGAGTGAAGACTTAACCGCCTACTTTAAGAAGTTAGGATTAAAGGTGACCTACTTGCATTCAGAGATAAAGTCACTTGAACGGATTACCATATTAAGAGATTTACGATTGGGAAAATACGATGCCATCATTGGGATTAACTTGTTGAGAGAAGGCCTCGATTTACCAGAGGTTTCACTCGTAGCAATACTAGATGCGGACAAGCAAGGTTTTCTAAGAAGTGAACGAAGTTTAATCCAAACCATCGGTAGAGCTGCAAGAAACATCAATGGTAAAGTCATCATGTACGCCGATTCAATCAGTGATGCCATGAGAAAAGCAATGGATGAAACCAAACGAAGAAGAGAAATCCAATTAGCGTTTAATGAAAAATACAACGTTCAACCCGTATCCATTAACAAAGCAATTAGAGATGATATAAAAATTAAAGAGCTAATCGAAAGTGATAAAAAGAAACGCACTAAGAAGAACATTGACGCTGAAATCGCCATGTTAGAGCGTGAGATGAAGCAAGCGGCCAAGGATCTAGATTTTGAATTAGCAGCAGAACTTAGAGATGCACTCTACGAACTTAGAGTCGAAAAGGAGAAATAA
- a CDS encoding PadR family transcriptional regulator → MIINNLEVELKRGTQTLQVLFLLKNEQYGYSLLQALEERQINIEAGTLYPLLRRLETQRMLTSNWDTSESRPRKYYVLSPFGEEVLEHLIKTWTEINDEMMKLIKGDNKQ, encoded by the coding sequence ATGATAATTAACAACCTTGAGGTTGAACTCAAACGAGGGACACAAACCTTACAAGTCCTCTTTCTATTAAAGAATGAGCAATATGGTTATTCCCTACTACAAGCTTTAGAAGAAAGACAAATTAACATTGAGGCGGGGACACTTTATCCGTTACTTAGACGATTAGAGACTCAAAGGATGCTAACATCTAACTGGGACACAAGCGAATCTAGACCACGAAAGTACTATGTGTTAAGTCCATTTGGTGAAGAAGTCTTAGAGCACCTTATTAAAACATGGACAGAGATTAATGATGAAATGATGAAATTAATTAAAGGAGATAACAAACAATGA
- a CDS encoding Na/Pi cotransporter family protein: MGLGESVLYILGGVAIFLFGIDLMGDGLKKLAGNRLRTIIEKTTSTPLTGIITGFLLTILLQSSSGTTVLVIGLVSAGLMNLKQAVGLMFGANIGTTVTSVIIGLPISDYGLLMIFIGVVLYLFFTKKFMKNLGAVLFGFGLIFFGLDTMEVGLVPFVQTDFIEEMFYLFSNTSNHFFWLFGVIFGTLFTAAVQSSSAAIGIIQKLYHLNESVATFSLIGALPMILGANIGTTVTGLLASLNGSIESKRVSMVHILFNLFGSILFLIFLWPYYHAVKWIELRFFEPYAMATLAFAHVLMNIVTTVILFFFIDYLIKIAVRIIKEPKYNDELESIIDESYLQGSPTLALSYVKKGLNQMGSIAKSYLELVKAYSFENSGDAEDKSDKLEKKLDDYDKRLHDYMIKLVRDNELSQRDSNRLSRDLDTIRDFERIGDHLNNLVGFFLERYNDNQRLTEGGKEDLIWFFDKLEYMFDLTLDAFEHNDVNKAKLVIEYEDLIDKIEEKCRLNYIERLKSGEAAFTTKTNYVEILSNLERIADHLSNIAENVINPLRVSRLDVEKVKSQIRERN; encoded by the coding sequence ATGGGATTAGGTGAAAGTGTATTATACATCCTTGGTGGTGTAGCAATATTTCTTTTTGGAATTGACTTAATGGGTGACGGGCTAAAGAAATTAGCTGGGAACCGACTAAGAACTATTATTGAAAAAACAACATCCACACCCTTAACAGGGATTATTACAGGGTTCTTACTAACGATTCTATTACAGTCGTCCTCAGGGACAACTGTCTTAGTCATTGGATTAGTAAGTGCAGGTCTAATGAATTTAAAACAAGCCGTCGGTTTAATGTTTGGTGCAAACATCGGAACCACGGTTACGTCTGTTATCATCGGGCTACCGATATCAGACTATGGTCTATTAATGATATTTATCGGTGTCGTATTATACTTGTTCTTCACAAAGAAGTTTATGAAGAACTTAGGGGCAGTCTTATTTGGTTTTGGATTGATTTTCTTTGGACTAGATACCATGGAGGTAGGCTTAGTCCCATTTGTACAAACTGACTTCATTGAAGAAATGTTTTATTTGTTTTCAAATACATCAAACCATTTCTTTTGGCTATTTGGTGTGATATTTGGAACGCTATTTACAGCGGCTGTTCAAAGTTCATCTGCGGCAATTGGTATTATTCAAAAGCTCTATCATTTAAATGAGAGTGTTGCGACGTTTAGTTTGATTGGTGCACTACCAATGATCTTAGGGGCAAATATCGGAACGACAGTCACTGGTCTACTTGCCTCACTAAACGGATCAATTGAATCCAAACGTGTTTCGATGGTTCACATCTTATTTAATTTGTTTGGGTCCATCTTATTCTTGATTTTCTTATGGCCATATTATCATGCGGTTAAGTGGATTGAACTAAGATTCTTTGAACCCTATGCTATGGCAACACTTGCTTTTGCGCACGTATTGATGAACATAGTAACCACCGTTATCTTGTTTTTCTTTATTGATTATCTTATTAAGATTGCGGTTCGTATCATTAAAGAACCAAAATACAATGATGAACTTGAATCGATTATTGACGAATCTTATCTTCAAGGTTCCCCAACGCTTGCCCTATCTTATGTTAAGAAGGGGTTAAATCAAATGGGTTCGATTGCCAAATCCTACTTAGAATTAGTAAAAGCGTATAGCTTTGAAAATAGTGGAGACGCAGAAGACAAGTCAGATAAACTAGAAAAGAAACTCGATGATTACGATAAACGGTTACATGACTATATGATTAAACTTGTCCGTGATAATGAATTATCACAAAGAGATTCAAACCGACTTTCACGTGACTTAGATACGATCAGAGATTTTGAACGTATCGGTGACCATTTGAACAACCTTGTTGGATTTTTCTTAGAACGTTACAATGACAATCAACGCTTAACTGAAGGCGGTAAAGAAGATTTAATTTGGTTTTTTGATAAATTAGAGTATATGTTTGATTTGACCCTAGATGCTTTTGAACATAACGACGTCAATAAAGCAAAACTTGTCATTGAATACGAAGATTTGATTGATAAAATTGAAGAGAAATGCCGTCTAAATTACATTGAACGATTAAAATCTGGCGAAGCCGCATTCACAACCAAAACAAATTACGTTGAAATTCTATCAAACTTAGAAAGAATTGCTGACCATTTATCTAATATCGCAGAAAATGTGATTAACCCACTGCGGGTCTCTAGACTTGATGTTGAAAAAGTTAAATCACAAATTAGAGAACGAAATTAA
- a CDS encoding MFS transporter, which translates to MRKVIEICVGLLVMIFMGSVYAYSVFREDIRLVYQVNLFLSGLPYMVALLFYAVSMFLTGRLIRRNNVRLISFIGLSLIVLGFYLASESKSIWSLTLSYGVIVGFGVGMVYTVPVFRIQQFGSKHAGLITGFVLLGFGVSPVITAPLISYFLSFGLNNAFRLMALIFVLIMPLMVVYNNDVPIKRVQHQLPKDRIFFKLYIFFMLSISIGLMMIGLSMQIGLAYGYSSRNLSILLTVFALGNGISRPLFGYLHDRFGFTINGFILLIVLITGASIGLINQGSYIGLFAVSFSLFWFSLGGLLSLMPQVIKTIYGIDRYASYFGVMFTSYGVAAIVGHLSSGLVLDMVSSTSILYLVIIGIVSMAFVTLISISKDSKRSI; encoded by the coding sequence ATGAGAAAAGTGATTGAGATATGCGTGGGACTTCTAGTTATGATTTTTATGGGAAGTGTTTATGCCTATAGTGTCTTTAGAGAAGATATCCGGTTGGTGTATCAAGTAAACCTCTTTTTAAGTGGATTACCATACATGGTTGCACTTTTATTTTATGCAGTGTCTATGTTTCTTACAGGAAGATTAATCAGACGAAATAACGTCAGATTGATTTCATTTATAGGGTTGTCTTTAATTGTGTTGGGATTTTACCTTGCAAGTGAATCCAAATCAATTTGGTCATTAACTTTAAGTTACGGTGTAATCGTTGGATTTGGCGTCGGTATGGTCTATACGGTGCCTGTATTTAGGATACAGCAGTTTGGATCCAAACATGCAGGTTTGATTACAGGTTTTGTGCTACTTGGTTTTGGTGTCTCGCCAGTAATAACTGCACCATTGATTAGCTATTTCTTAAGCTTTGGCTTAAACAATGCATTTCGTTTAATGGCGTTAATATTTGTACTTATTATGCCTTTGATGGTTGTTTACAATAATGATGTGCCAATTAAAAGAGTTCAACACCAACTACCTAAAGACCGTATTTTCTTCAAATTATATATATTCTTTATGTTGTCAATTAGTATTGGTCTCATGATGATTGGTTTATCAATGCAAATTGGCCTTGCCTATGGTTATTCAAGTAGAAATCTTAGCATTCTCTTAACAGTTTTTGCATTAGGAAACGGTATATCAAGGCCTCTTTTTGGTTATTTACACGATCGATTTGGGTTTACTATCAACGGTTTTATCTTACTAATAGTTTTAATTACAGGTGCTTCAATTGGTCTAATAAACCAAGGAAGTTACATCGGTCTTTTTGCGGTATCCTTTAGTCTTTTTTGGTTTTCACTAGGCGGATTACTCTCATTAATGCCACAAGTCATCAAGACAATCTACGGTATCGATCGATATGCTAGTTATTTTGGGGTTATGTTTACTTCTTATGGAGTAGCAGCAATCGTCGGACATCTAAGTTCTGGACTAGTACTCGACATGGTATCATCCACGTCAATTCTTTATTTAGTCATTATAGGGATTGTCTCTATGGCATTTGTTACGTTGATATCAATTTCTAAAGATTCAAAAAGAAGCATTTGA
- the pyk gene encoding pyruvate kinase — protein MRSTKLVATLGPASEQKDVMRELIKAGVNVFRFNFSHGSHEEHGGRLQTAKELNIELGTTVGYLLDTKGPEIRTGEFESKSVLIKKGSTVRISMTPVLGNETYFSVSYPGLYDDMKIGDTVRVDDGYLELVVVEKDEEKRELVTLANNTHAVKSRRGINIPNVVLNMPFISEKDREDIIFAAQNEYDYIAASFTRRAEDVIAVREILDAHGGQRVQIICKIENQEGVDNVDSIIEVADGIMVARGDLGTEIPAEEVPVAQKHMIQSCQARGKVVIVATQMLESMQKNPRPTRAEVSDIAHVVYDGADATMLSGESAAGDYPLESVSIMAKIQERIEHEVDYERLLENGLKGSYDQNNSRLLSLEALGHSASKIALEFNGSAIFAYGYDVAKQAARFRPACPIVAFVDNYRQARGLALYYGVHPIVRGDFMTAAQLLVTNQIGTAGSLVVVLKDGELTLKTL, from the coding sequence ATGCGTAGTACAAAATTAGTAGCAACGTTAGGACCAGCGTCCGAACAAAAAGATGTAATGAGAGAGTTAATCAAAGCAGGGGTTAACGTATTTAGATTTAACTTTTCACACGGTTCACATGAAGAACACGGTGGAAGATTACAAACAGCGAAAGAATTAAATATCGAACTAGGAACAACCGTTGGGTATTTATTAGATACGAAAGGACCAGAAATTAGAACTGGTGAATTCGAAAGCAAATCTGTTTTAATCAAAAAAGGATCAACCGTTCGTATTTCTATGACACCAGTCTTAGGAAATGAAACTTACTTCTCTGTATCGTATCCAGGGTTATACGACGATATGAAAATCGGCGACACTGTACGTGTTGACGACGGTTACTTAGAATTAGTGGTTGTTGAGAAAGACGAAGAAAAACGTGAATTAGTAACACTTGCTAATAACACACATGCGGTCAAATCAAGACGTGGAATCAATATTCCAAACGTAGTACTAAATATGCCTTTTATTTCAGAAAAAGACAGAGAAGATATTATTTTCGCTGCTCAAAATGAATATGACTACATTGCTGCTTCATTTACAAGAAGAGCAGAAGATGTAATTGCAGTAAGAGAAATTCTTGATGCACATGGTGGACAAAGAGTACAAATTATTTGTAAAATTGAAAACCAAGAAGGTGTTGACAACGTCGATTCAATTATCGAAGTTGCTGATGGTATCATGGTTGCACGTGGTGACTTAGGTACTGAAATTCCAGCCGAAGAAGTACCAGTTGCACAAAAACACATGATTCAATCATGCCAAGCACGTGGTAAGGTTGTTATTGTTGCAACACAAATGTTAGAATCAATGCAAAAGAATCCAAGACCTACAAGAGCCGAAGTTTCTGACATTGCACACGTGGTTTATGATGGTGCCGATGCAACGATGCTTTCAGGTGAATCAGCGGCAGGGGATTATCCTTTAGAGTCTGTTTCAATCATGGCTAAAATCCAAGAACGTATCGAACATGAAGTTGACTATGAAAGATTATTAGAAAACGGACTAAAAGGTTCTTACGATCAAAATAATTCTAGATTACTTAGTTTAGAAGCTTTAGGCCATTCAGCTTCAAAGATTGCCTTAGAATTCAACGGATCGGCTATTTTCGCTTACGGGTATGACGTGGCTAAACAAGCGGCTCGTTTCCGTCCAGCATGTCCAATTGTTGCGTTTGTTGATAACTACAGACAAGCAAGAGGATTAGCGCTTTACTACGGTGTTCACCCAATTGTAAGAGGCGATTTCATGACCGCTGCACAATTGTTAGTAACCAATCAAATTGGAACAGCAGGTTCATTAGTTGTTGTATTAAAAGATGGCGAACTAACTCTAAAAACTCTTTAA
- the pfkA gene encoding 6-phosphofructokinase, whose amino-acid sequence MRIAVLTSGGDAPGMNSAIRAVVRAGLYYGIEVYGVYDGYRGLVAGNFEKMTRKSVSEILSRGGTVLGTARMTSFQQKEVREIAIENLRKEGIEALIVIGGDGSYKGALALNEMGFPTIGVPGTIDNDLGGTDYTIGFHTALATIVDAVDKLRDTASSHQRCSIVETMGRHCGDLAIAAGLSCGAEFIITPEHPMDKEKMIENLKKHKLEGRRNAIIMITENTTNVYELAQEISERSGFACRATVLGYVQRGGSPVAEDRILAGRMGAYAVELIKQGISGVAVGVSHNDLVYMPYEKALDRDRGSMQDLYELIGKIS is encoded by the coding sequence ATGAGAATAGCTGTTTTAACCTCTGGTGGCGATGCTCCGGGCATGAACTCGGCAATAAGAGCAGTTGTTAGAGCTGGTCTTTACTATGGCATAGAAGTTTATGGCGTCTATGATGGCTATCGTGGGCTTGTTGCTGGAAATTTTGAAAAAATGACACGTAAAAGTGTTTCTGAGATTCTTAGTCGAGGCGGTACGGTTTTAGGTACAGCAAGAATGACTTCCTTTCAACAAAAAGAAGTTCGTGAAATTGCGATTGAAAATCTAAGAAAAGAAGGAATTGAAGCATTAATCGTCATCGGTGGCGATGGTTCATATAAGGGCGCTTTAGCTCTTAATGAAATGGGTTTTCCAACCATCGGCGTTCCAGGTACGATTGATAACGATTTAGGTGGTACAGATTATACCATCGGTTTTCACACGGCTTTAGCAACGATTGTGGATGCGGTTGACAAATTAAGAGATACGGCATCGTCTCATCAACGTTGTTCGATTGTTGAAACCATGGGTAGACATTGTGGGGATCTTGCGATTGCTGCGGGTCTTAGTTGTGGTGCAGAATTTATCATTACACCAGAACATCCAATGGATAAAGAAAAAATGATTGAAAACTTGAAAAAACATAAACTCGAAGGTAGAAGAAACGCAATCATCATGATTACGGAAAATACAACCAACGTTTATGAACTCGCTCAAGAGATTTCTGAACGAAGTGGGTTTGCATGTCGTGCAACGGTCTTAGGTTATGTTCAACGTGGTGGATCACCAGTTGCGGAAGACCGTATTTTAGCAGGACGCATGGGCGCTTATGCAGTAGAATTAATTAAACAAGGTATATCTGGTGTTGCTGTTGGTGTAAGCCACAACGACTTAGTTTATATGCCATACGAAAAAGCACTTGACAGAGATCGCGGATCGATGCAAGATTTATACGAGCTAATTGGGAAAATATCATAG